In a single window of the Olivibacter sp. SDN3 genome:
- a CDS encoding MFS transporter, protein MKNRHKWEPLLWLWLAFFLNQADRQIFGVVLPLIKVDLDLTDTELGLIASALIWAYGLLVPIAGFVGDRYSRRNLIGFCLFFWSTATLLTGFCHTVMQFVLLRGIATGGGEAFYAPAANAYISERYQKQRSFALSLHQSAVYFGIVLSGLIAGRIAESYGWRNAFYVFGAMGVLLAVVIFLRMAKDLPQQVEDKVSIASTLAIIGKKPTVLLLTFAFGCMVFVNVGYLTWMPSLLVEKFNLSIPSAGFNSMIYHHVGAFTGVIIGGYVSDRLARKTGKNRLTLQAIALACGVPFIYFVGAAGTIIETYLTLFVFGVFRGIYDANIFASLYEVIAPKIRSSAAGVMLMMAFLVGSFSPLLMGILKPFWGLSFAFSMLSVSYALGAVAIGLAVKFCYANDSYLPKIAPAPLTIDT, encoded by the coding sequence ATGAAGAATAGACATAAATGGGAACCTTTATTATGGCTGTGGTTGGCTTTTTTTCTCAACCAGGCAGATAGGCAGATATTCGGCGTGGTATTGCCTTTAATTAAGGTGGATCTTGATTTGACTGACACCGAACTGGGGCTTATTGCATCCGCACTTATCTGGGCATATGGCCTGCTGGTACCCATTGCTGGTTTTGTGGGCGACCGCTATAGTCGCAGAAACCTGATCGGTTTTTGTTTATTCTTTTGGAGTACGGCAACACTTTTAACGGGTTTTTGCCATACCGTTATGCAGTTTGTACTGCTGCGGGGTATTGCAACCGGCGGCGGTGAGGCTTTCTATGCACCGGCGGCCAATGCCTATATCAGTGAAAGGTACCAAAAGCAACGCTCTTTTGCGCTATCACTACATCAGAGTGCCGTTTACTTTGGTATCGTGCTAAGTGGTTTGATTGCCGGCAGGATAGCCGAAAGCTACGGTTGGCGAAATGCTTTTTACGTCTTTGGCGCGATGGGCGTGTTGCTCGCGGTGGTGATCTTCCTCCGGATGGCCAAAGATTTGCCTCAACAGGTGGAAGATAAAGTAAGCATCGCAAGCACACTGGCCATCATTGGTAAAAAGCCTACCGTGCTCTTACTCACTTTTGCCTTTGGATGTATGGTATTTGTAAACGTCGGTTACCTGACCTGGATGCCCTCCTTACTGGTAGAAAAATTTAACCTGTCTATTCCGTCCGCTGGCTTCAACTCCATGATTTATCATCATGTGGGTGCATTTACGGGGGTAATTATTGGTGGCTATGTATCGGATAGATTAGCTAGGAAGACGGGCAAAAACCGACTGACCTTGCAAGCAATCGCGCTGGCCTGTGGTGTGCCTTTTATATACTTTGTCGGGGCGGCAGGCACAATCATCGAAACTTATCTCACTTTATTTGTTTTCGGTGTTTTCCGGGGCATTTATGACGCTAATATTTTTGCTTCACTGTATGAAGTGATTGCACCTAAGATACGTTCCTCGGCTGCAGGTGTGATGCTGATGATGGCCTTTTTAGTCGGTTCATTTTCACCCTTGTTAATGGGGATACTCAAACCTTTCTGGGGGCTATCATTCGCCTTTTCGATGTTAAGCGTGAGTTATGCATTGGGTGCTGTGGCCATAGGCTTGGCGGTAAAGTTTTGCTATGCAAATGATAGTTACCTACCTAAAATAGCTCCGGCACCTTTAACGATTGATACGTAA
- a CDS encoding RraA family protein encodes MSINQYKKEVGMMNLDALIKLRERNEKIAFPVPDKELLERFEKLYTGAVNDVLREFCLLNQALPHHILPLREYRTVAGLAFTVKSAPNAIISGEMEFRTQMLDEMHEDAFVVWDTSADEQATLWGGVMTATAKGKKVKAACIDGGIRDTHQILEADFPVFYKYRISNGSLGRCLISHYQVTIIIGNVTIKPGDIILGDIDGVLVVPRDMAYKVLLRAEEILKNEKQIFEWVKNGESVKDIKDKGGYF; translated from the coding sequence ATGAGCATAAACCAATATAAGAAAGAAGTAGGCATGATGAACCTGGATGCCTTAATTAAATTACGCGAGCGTAATGAAAAAATAGCTTTTCCGGTGCCGGATAAAGAACTGCTCGAAAGGTTTGAAAAGTTATATACCGGTGCGGTTAACGATGTGTTAAGAGAGTTTTGCCTCTTGAATCAGGCACTACCCCATCACATTCTTCCCTTGCGGGAATACCGCACGGTTGCGGGCTTGGCTTTTACCGTCAAAAGTGCACCGAATGCCATTATTAGTGGTGAAATGGAATTCCGAACGCAAATGTTAGACGAGATGCATGAAGACGCCTTTGTGGTTTGGGACACCAGTGCTGATGAACAGGCTACACTATGGGGCGGTGTTATGACGGCAACGGCCAAAGGTAAAAAGGTGAAAGCGGCATGCATTGACGGCGGCATTCGCGATACCCACCAGATTTTGGAAGCAGATTTTCCGGTGTTTTATAAATACCGCATTTCGAACGGAAGTCTTGGGCGCTGCCTGATCAGTCATTACCAGGTCACGATCATCATCGGAAATGTAACGATCAAACCGGGAGATATTATACTCGGTGATATCGATGGTGTTCTAGTGGTGCCACGGGATATGGCTTATAAGGTGCTTCTCCGGGCCGAAGAGATTCTAAAGAACGAGAAGCAGATCTTTGAATGGGTTAAAAACGGCGAATCGGTCAAAGATATTAAGGATAAAGGAGGTTACTTTTAA
- a CDS encoding IclR family transcriptional regulator, translated as MIQVINRAFDILELLSKEPKKVFSLTEIANELELNHATCANIMKTMVHRNYIEQLGHKKGYRIGYMAYQLSGESLYEKELIKAAKDEMYKLTHALNETSLLGVRRKDIRVSLHQEMSDNDLMVKSKIEKHVFSSASGRMLVAALGAAEREDFIKQYGLPTRELWPEASTAAGFGREVKKIIEQGFAKQISEAHIVGYAVPIAKKQLVVASLSVYLPEARVNDKKEKTIVKALKQTATAIDKKLVT; from the coding sequence ATGATACAGGTGATAAATAGGGCTTTTGATATTTTAGAATTGCTGTCAAAAGAGCCAAAAAAAGTATTCTCACTTACAGAGATCGCTAATGAACTGGAATTAAACCATGCTACATGTGCTAATATTATGAAAACTATGGTTCACAGAAATTATATTGAGCAATTAGGGCACAAGAAAGGTTATCGTATTGGTTACATGGCTTACCAGTTGAGCGGAGAATCTTTGTATGAAAAGGAATTGATTAAGGCCGCAAAAGATGAAATGTATAAATTAACGCATGCACTGAATGAGACCAGTCTCCTGGGTGTTCGAAGGAAAGATATTCGGGTATCGCTTCATCAGGAAATGTCTGACAATGATCTGATGGTAAAATCCAAGATCGAAAAACATGTTTTCAGCAGTGCTTCAGGAAGGATGTTGGTAGCCGCATTAGGTGCGGCGGAACGCGAAGATTTTATTAAACAATATGGCTTGCCTACACGTGAATTATGGCCGGAGGCAAGTACTGCGGCAGGATTTGGGCGGGAAGTGAAGAAAATAATCGAACAGGGCTTTGCCAAGCAGATCAGTGAGGCACATATTGTAGGTTATGCGGTGCCAATAGCTAAAAAACAACTGGTGGTTGCCAGTTTAAGCGTGTATTTACCAGAAGCCAGAGTGAACGATAAGAAGGAGAAAACCATTGTAAAGGCGCTGAAACAGACCGCAACGGCAATTGATAAGAAGCTCGTGACCTGA
- a CDS encoding glycoside hydrolase family 2 protein encodes MINLNLIKLAGTFLLVSWVFVGSGQEKAAGQIGRENLAESGAPLIGLPANDSTRGETLWQPYYVYPRKPSQQIDLSRGWVLTHLSTPLDSAVKFPDTTHWIGLERNASVHATLFQAGLLPDPYKHLHAEQYRWVEQRAWYYRNHFELPDAGGDYIFLSFGGIDYYSRIWLNGQLIGQHEGMFGGPVIEISKYAKKGKNDLLVEVLSANFGMQEKFNPKAPGRAIKGWAFTGGTGVEPFFTVGMWQGARIDRVAPVHMERPFLVTENLSDEFAELELSLELFYRKHSLDFTLHPWQNTILSRGVPSTKLQKVDSNLRLKVSLAVPGDEEQVFEYPLSLFEGRNWLKERIRIEKPKLWWPNTMGEAQLYKVTLSLTENGEVRDEIDFDYGIRTIGQQPNFGPQVEERWKDWHFVINGKPIFLKGINWMPADVLLDMPEERYRWLLQMARDAGIQMIRIWGSGLIETETFYKLCNEMGIMVWQDFPISHYDAPDYPPDVWEAQILHNVFRLRNHPSLSVYNGGNGHNPYSYGNNRTLGILERLLNDFDPSRLFSRTTSDAGNAHVYPDIDPSFYDTLYHYVPFISETGMHSIANPKGLRQLIDPKEWNDLGNIYSDSFAANHPEFISHFAEFEPSRVPRMLSRASHIDDMRSPSLESIAEATQIGAGEFYQILSDELQGNYPFNNGLMPWVFNRTWPVVSAIMLVDGFGQPVAPYYFLKRSYLPLRAKLDLASLFWAPGEDFPLAVRVLNASEEKTSVQLSVTVYDDEFSTLWEQHETVEVQEGVPVTKVDFGTFAIPETYADRYLFALVALKDSDGREISTIPYWPRVLKAMQDSTFRVEQRSLDVLKPWPTFKEGPWLKPTVTRNKSAFKARIASVLTEQSYTVLELTIKNSRATPLFMTELALEGDTHTFYADDNFFWLPAGAEKNVRVTINAARPTLGKERLKIAAWNAAPQFLTID; translated from the coding sequence ATGATAAACCTAAATTTGATTAAACTCGCTGGCACATTTCTGCTCGTCTCGTGGGTATTTGTAGGCTCCGGCCAGGAAAAAGCTGCAGGGCAGATCGGCCGGGAAAATCTTGCCGAATCCGGTGCGCCGCTAATCGGTCTGCCGGCAAATGATTCCACCAGAGGTGAAACGCTCTGGCAGCCTTATTATGTATACCCCCGAAAGCCGTCGCAGCAGATCGATCTGAGCCGGGGATGGGTCTTAACGCACCTTTCCACACCCCTGGATAGCGCCGTAAAATTCCCTGATACCACGCATTGGATTGGCCTTGAACGAAATGCAAGCGTGCATGCGACCTTGTTTCAGGCAGGCTTGCTGCCCGATCCCTATAAACACCTCCATGCGGAACAATACCGTTGGGTAGAGCAGCGTGCATGGTATTATCGTAATCATTTTGAACTCCCAGATGCCGGAGGTGATTATATTTTCCTGAGTTTCGGCGGGATAGATTATTACAGTAGGATATGGCTAAATGGGCAATTGATCGGTCAGCATGAAGGCATGTTCGGAGGTCCTGTTATCGAGATAAGTAAGTATGCTAAAAAGGGTAAGAATGACTTGTTGGTAGAGGTACTTTCGGCAAATTTTGGTATGCAGGAGAAATTTAATCCCAAAGCACCCGGGAGAGCGATTAAGGGATGGGCTTTTACCGGCGGGACGGGGGTAGAGCCTTTTTTTACCGTAGGCATGTGGCAGGGTGCACGGATAGATCGCGTTGCGCCAGTCCATATGGAACGCCCTTTTCTGGTTACAGAAAACCTGTCTGACGAGTTTGCAGAATTGGAGCTTTCGCTGGAGCTTTTTTACCGGAAGCACTCGCTCGATTTTACGTTGCATCCCTGGCAGAACACCATCCTCTCGCGTGGTGTGCCCAGCACTAAACTCCAAAAAGTCGACAGCAATTTGCGCTTGAAGGTCAGTTTAGCGGTGCCGGGCGATGAGGAACAGGTTTTTGAATATCCTTTGTCGCTTTTTGAAGGGCGGAACTGGTTAAAAGAACGTATCAGGATTGAAAAACCCAAGCTTTGGTGGCCCAATACGATGGGTGAGGCGCAATTGTATAAGGTAACCTTATCTTTAACGGAAAATGGCGAAGTGCGTGATGAGATAGACTTTGATTATGGTATCCGCACGATTGGGCAGCAGCCAAATTTTGGGCCGCAGGTGGAAGAGCGATGGAAAGACTGGCACTTTGTGATCAATGGTAAGCCTATTTTCCTGAAAGGCATCAACTGGATGCCTGCTGATGTCTTGCTGGATATGCCCGAAGAACGTTATCGCTGGCTTTTGCAGATGGCGAGAGATGCAGGCATACAGATGATCCGGATATGGGGCTCGGGGTTGATCGAAACGGAAACCTTTTATAAGCTGTGTAACGAAATGGGGATCATGGTCTGGCAGGATTTTCCTATCAGTCATTACGATGCACCGGATTATCCACCGGATGTTTGGGAGGCGCAGATCTTGCATAATGTATTTCGTTTACGGAACCACCCTTCACTTTCGGTATACAATGGCGGGAATGGTCATAATCCTTATTCCTATGGCAATAATCGTACATTGGGCATTCTGGAACGCTTGCTCAACGATTTTGACCCCTCGCGCTTGTTCAGCCGTACCACTTCTGATGCAGGCAATGCGCATGTCTACCCGGATATTGATCCCAGCTTTTACGATACCTTATATCATTATGTGCCTTTCATTTCGGAAACAGGCATGCATTCCATTGCCAATCCGAAGGGTTTGCGACAGCTAATCGATCCAAAGGAATGGAACGATCTGGGGAATATCTATTCTGATAGTTTTGCGGCAAATCACCCTGAATTTATTTCGCATTTTGCGGAGTTTGAACCGAGCCGGGTACCCCGCATGTTAAGTCGTGCTTCACATATAGACGATATGCGTAGCCCGAGCTTGGAAAGTATTGCGGAGGCAACCCAGATCGGTGCAGGCGAATTTTATCAGATTCTGTCGGACGAGTTGCAGGGGAATTATCCCTTCAATAACGGCCTCATGCCTTGGGTGTTTAACAGAACCTGGCCGGTGGTATCGGCCATCATGCTCGTCGACGGTTTTGGCCAACCGGTAGCACCTTATTATTTTTTGAAGCGATCGTACCTGCCTTTACGCGCCAAACTGGATTTAGCATCGCTTTTTTGGGCACCCGGAGAAGACTTCCCGCTGGCCGTTCGTGTCCTGAACGCTTCAGAAGAGAAAACGTCCGTACAATTAAGCGTTACGGTTTATGACGATGAATTTTCCACCTTATGGGAGCAGCATGAAACGGTAGAAGTTCAGGAAGGTGTTCCGGTGACAAAAGTGGATTTCGGCACTTTTGCCATCCCGGAAACCTATGCAGACCGTTACCTTTTTGCGCTTGTTGCCTTAAAAGACAGTGATGGCAGGGAGATAAGCACCATACCTTATTGGCCAAGGGTACTGAAAGCGATGCAAGATAGCACTTTCCGTGTAGAACAACGGAGTTTGGACGTCTTGAAACCATGGCCAACATTTAAAGAAGGTCCCTGGCTTAAGCCTACCGTAACCCGTAATAAGAGTGCTTTCAAAGCGCGTATAGCCAGTGTGCTGACGGAGCAATCTTACACGGTGCTGGAACTGACGATAAAAAACAGTCGTGCAACACCACTCTTCATGACGGAGCTGGCACTCGAGGGCGATACCCATACCTTTTATGCAGACGACAACTTTTTCTGGTTACCGGCCGGTGCGGAGAAGAATGTGCGGGTAACCATAAATGCAGCACGCCCCACACTGGGGAAAGAGCGGCTGAAAATAGCAGCATGGAACGCAGCACCTCAATTTTTAACGATCGATTAA
- a CDS encoding enolase C-terminal domain-like protein, translating to MKIIDLKVRCVAIPLNAQLRHNTGVHPGYFLRTILELVTDEGLIGLGEVGGGDQRAALLKLKPRVVGMDPFHLELIKLKVLRSIYYLSNARLYAAIEMACLDIQGKVLNRPLSDLLGGSVRSKIPMIAYLFWRYDRPDGKHDERAEDLADHCVELHETLGVKSMKLKAGVQSPAEEARVLRLCRERLGDDFGLRIDPNGLWSVATAVKIGQQLQDLGLEYFEDPSWGLEGNAAVRKKLNIPIATNMYPNKFDDLGPAIRLGAVDIVLTDIHYWEGPRGVKDLCAVCQTFNLGVAMHSGAEFGIELAAMLHTASTIPTMTFAGDAHYHYLLDDIIEGGLMPYKEGCIAVPQGPGLGVTLDEDKMKFYGTYYEKKGDYYARFHQDPYRPDWYPTVGGM from the coding sequence ATGAAAATTATAGACTTAAAAGTACGCTGTGTAGCGATACCGCTTAACGCCCAATTGCGGCACAACACAGGGGTGCATCCCGGTTATTTCCTGCGCACCATTTTAGAACTCGTTACAGACGAAGGTTTGATCGGATTGGGAGAGGTGGGGGGAGGCGATCAACGTGCAGCCTTGCTGAAACTCAAACCGAGGGTTGTGGGTATGGATCCCTTTCATCTGGAGCTGATCAAGCTTAAGGTGCTCCGGAGCATCTATTACCTGTCCAATGCGCGTTTATACGCCGCTATTGAGATGGCCTGCCTGGATATTCAGGGGAAGGTGCTGAACCGCCCTTTGAGCGATCTGTTGGGCGGAAGTGTTCGTAGTAAGATCCCGATGATTGCTTACCTGTTCTGGCGTTACGACCGCCCGGACGGAAAGCATGATGAACGCGCGGAAGATCTGGCAGACCACTGCGTGGAATTGCATGAAACCTTAGGGGTTAAAAGCATGAAACTGAAAGCGGGTGTGCAGTCGCCGGCCGAGGAAGCGCGCGTGCTGCGCTTATGTCGGGAGCGATTGGGCGATGATTTTGGCTTACGCATCGATCCCAATGGCTTATGGTCTGTTGCTACAGCGGTTAAAATCGGCCAGCAATTACAAGATCTGGGCCTGGAATATTTTGAAGATCCTTCCTGGGGGCTGGAGGGAAATGCTGCGGTGCGGAAAAAGCTCAACATTCCGATCGCTACCAACATGTACCCCAATAAATTTGACGATCTCGGGCCGGCCATCCGCCTAGGTGCGGTAGATATAGTGCTCACCGATATTCATTATTGGGAAGGACCGCGGGGAGTGAAAGATCTATGTGCCGTTTGCCAAACATTTAATTTAGGTGTCGCGATGCACAGTGGTGCCGAATTCGGTATCGAGCTTGCGGCCATGTTACATACGGCTTCCACCATTCCGACTATGACCTTCGCTGGAGATGCTCATTACCACTATTTATTGGATGATATTATTGAAGGAGGCTTGATGCCTTATAAAGAGGGTTGTATTGCCGTACCGCAGGGGCCGGGCTTGGGCGTGACCCTCGACGAAGACAAAATGAAGTTCTATGGGACTTATTATGAGAAGAAAGGCGACTATTATGCGCGTTTCCATCAGGATCCCTACCGTCCGGATTGGTATCCCACCGTAGGAGGGATGTAA
- a CDS encoding endo-1,4-beta-xylanase, which yields MMKKLMILLFLVAKLSYAQQEKVDSLWSDPLVEQQIEEGIEKNRKGDFVLKLDGLAKGDAEITIEQVRHDFLFGANAFMVGGFEEAEKDQQYGQVFDSLFNLATVPFYWKTLEPQQGDRRFEKGSEPIYRRPAPDAVLEFCQTHQQTPKGHTLIWNNPTHSVPDWLPKDTAAIEELMEERIKIIAERYGDKIKTWDVVNEMLHYFPQVIMPKDYVYKSFKMAEKYFPADTRLFINEVTSVWLNPHEYSPYNLLIDNLLKRGAKIDGIGLQYHFFNEAVRDNVLAGKVMRPKDLTDALNLYGAYNLPIHVSEITIPAMPNTAEGQAYQAKLTRNYYRLWFSHPAVESIIWWNVVDGTAVKGEDVFNGGILNNDFSKKPVYGVLDELINKDWKTNISDKLSDQGEYSFRGYYGRYRISIKQKGKKVIEKEVAFTRDAPVVSF from the coding sequence ATGATGAAGAAGTTAATGATCTTATTGTTTTTAGTCGCAAAGCTTAGTTATGCGCAACAGGAAAAGGTGGATTCGCTATGGAGCGATCCGCTGGTGGAGCAACAGATTGAAGAAGGAATAGAAAAAAATCGTAAAGGTGATTTCGTACTAAAGTTAGATGGATTGGCCAAAGGTGATGCCGAGATAACGATCGAACAGGTGAGGCATGACTTTTTGTTCGGTGCAAATGCTTTTATGGTAGGCGGCTTTGAAGAAGCGGAGAAAGATCAGCAATACGGACAAGTGTTTGATTCGCTATTCAATTTGGCTACCGTTCCTTTTTATTGGAAAACCTTAGAGCCACAGCAGGGAGACCGGCGCTTTGAAAAGGGAAGTGAACCTATTTATCGCCGGCCGGCACCGGATGCCGTGCTGGAATTTTGCCAGACGCATCAGCAAACACCGAAAGGCCATACCTTGATCTGGAATAATCCCACACATTCGGTACCTGATTGGCTGCCGAAAGACACCGCGGCAATTGAAGAGCTGATGGAAGAGCGTATTAAAATCATTGCCGAGCGCTACGGTGATAAAATTAAAACTTGGGATGTGGTCAATGAAATGTTGCACTATTTTCCGCAGGTAATCATGCCTAAAGATTATGTGTATAAGTCGTTTAAGATGGCTGAGAAATATTTTCCTGCAGACACACGTCTATTTATTAATGAAGTGACCAGTGTTTGGCTTAATCCGCATGAGTACAGTCCGTATAACCTTTTGATAGATAATCTCTTGAAACGGGGAGCAAAAATCGATGGCATTGGCTTACAGTATCATTTTTTCAATGAGGCCGTTCGCGATAACGTACTTGCCGGGAAAGTCATGCGCCCGAAGGATCTGACCGATGCCTTAAATCTCTACGGAGCTTATAATTTGCCCATACACGTCTCCGAAATAACCATTCCCGCGATGCCTAATACCGCAGAAGGCCAGGCGTACCAGGCAAAGCTCACGCGCAATTATTACCGGCTGTGGTTTAGCCATCCTGCAGTAGAGTCCATTATTTGGTGGAATGTGGTTGACGGCACGGCCGTAAAGGGCGAAGATGTATTTAATGGTGGGATATTGAATAATGATTTTTCTAAAAAGCCGGTGTACGGGGTGTTGGATGAACTGATTAATAAAGATTGGAAAACAAACATCTCGGATAAGCTTAGCGATCAGGGGGAGTATAGTTTTCGAGGTTATTATGGCAGATATAGGATAAGCATAAAACAGAAAGGCAAAAAGGTAATCGAAAAGGAGGTGGCATTTACACGTGACGCTCCTGTTGTAAGCTTTTGA
- a CDS encoding response regulator, with protein sequence MKETLLIIDDQEDLLEFLTEILGSQYQVFAAIDANKALEILRNQIIHLIISDVMMPGLNGFELCQMLKANIDYCHIPVILLTAKNSYHAKIEGLETGADAYIGKPFSPKLLQVQVVNLLKNRSKIREHSERVPLDHFQMNLTSRSDEVFLQKLNDYICKNMDNQHLGVEELAEHMNMSRPTFYRKMKSISQLSPKDFVDRIRLNAAAKLIAENDYKIFQIANKVGYSSQSVFGKNFQKHFNLSPKAYIDYLKEKLG encoded by the coding sequence ATGAAAGAAACATTATTGATAATTGATGATCAAGAAGACTTATTGGAATTTCTAACGGAGATACTGGGCAGCCAATACCAGGTATTTGCGGCTATTGACGCAAACAAAGCCCTGGAAATATTGCGGAACCAGATCATTCATCTGATCATCAGCGATGTCATGATGCCCGGCCTAAATGGTTTTGAGTTGTGCCAAATGCTTAAAGCTAACATCGATTATTGCCATATCCCCGTTATCCTCCTAACCGCCAAAAACAGTTATCATGCCAAAATTGAAGGATTAGAAACAGGAGCAGATGCCTATATAGGAAAACCTTTTTCACCTAAACTTTTGCAGGTTCAGGTGGTCAACCTATTGAAAAACAGATCAAAAATTAGGGAGCATTCGGAGCGCGTGCCTCTTGATCACTTCCAGATGAACTTAACTTCGAGGTCTGATGAGGTGTTTCTTCAAAAGCTAAACGACTATATCTGTAAAAATATGGACAACCAACATCTAGGCGTAGAAGAATTGGCCGAACATATGAACATGAGCAGGCCTACTTTTTATCGAAAGATGAAATCAATCTCCCAGCTATCACCCAAAGATTTTGTCGACCGGATCCGGTTGAACGCAGCTGCAAAACTTATTGCCGAAAATGACTATAAAATCTTTCAGATCGCCAATAAAGTAGGTTATAGCTCACAAAGTGTTTTCGGAAAAAACTTCCAAAAACACTTTAATCTATCGCCAAAAGCTTATATAGACTACTTAAAAGAAAAATTAGGTTAA